The following proteins are encoded in a genomic region of Brachypodium distachyon strain Bd21 chromosome 1, Brachypodium_distachyon_v3.0, whole genome shotgun sequence:
- the LOC112270092 gene encoding uncharacterized protein LOC112270092 produces the protein MTLKLIDDIAGRLLRYDMAEYVRLRAACKEWRRCTADPRECCGQLDNSFRPRRWIMLSNRTNGDGRGFLNLTTGASAGVDLPELSSHHLEATVEGLLLLRDKASHAVHIQVIRVEDRAMAFRWQLIQVCEVNLDGKNLLPVDYIGHHRAVFAGEVACFSLSTTGFSCISGNAVYPGVSGYRFPSIGVRYLMNKTIDPPFEFTMDDERLNVAGRELKTFRQSFPDLNLVPLARPCTLPEYLVCCAGLNGGLKD, from the coding sequence ATGACGTTGAAGCTCATCGACGACATCGCCGGCCGGCTGCTCCGCTACGACATGGCCGAGTAcgtccgcctccgcgccgcgtGCAAGGAGTGGAGGAGATGCACCGCTGACCCGCGCGAGTGCTGCGGCCAGCTGGACAACAGCTTCCGCCCCCGCCGATGGATCATGCTGTCCAACCGCACCAACGGCGATGGCCGTGGCTTCCTCAACCTCACCACgggcgcctccgccggcgtCGACCTCCCGGAGCTCTCCAGCCACCACCTCGAGGCCACCGTCGAgggcctcctgctcctgcgtgACAAGGCGAGCCACGCCGTGCACATCCAGGTGATCAGAGTGGAGGACAGGGCAATGGCGTTCCGGTGGCAACTAATCCAGGTGTGCGAGGTAAACCTGGACGGGAAGAATCTCCTCCCGGTGGATTACATCGGACACCACCGTGCGGTGTTCGCCGGCGAGGTGGCAtgcttctctctctccaccACCGGTTTTTCATGCATTTCAGGGAACGCGGTGTACCCGGGGGTGTCCGGCTACCGCTTCCCTTCCATCGGCGTGCGCTATCTAATGAACAAGACTATAGATCCACCGTTTGAGTTCACCATGGATGACGAAAGGCTAAACGTTGCTGGCAGAGAGCTTAAAACGTTCCGGCAATCCTTTCCAGACCTGAATCTAGTGCCTCTCGCTCGGCCCTGTACTCTACCAGAATACCTGGTCTGTTGTGCTGGCCTCAATGGCGGCCTCAAGGACTAA